One window of the Cydia splendana chromosome 18, ilCydSple1.2, whole genome shotgun sequence genome contains the following:
- the LOC134799597 gene encoding SAGA-associated factor 11 homolog, translating to MNTIVSELSMNDLNNKFFEIMQSESNAEDAANFIYDSVLDDVAIGFIFEFHHGLKTGLTDLLEGEKEDEEPYKIINSPECDVFGFSVLKKTADSNCSCPNCERPVSATRFAPHLEKCMGMGRNSSRIASRRIASNSREPTSYAGLLSDDEDDADWAGGSLQNERRKRRIKNNNNRKPSKLHNGNNRNNGNQNSDSNDGVTYDTMTANDKKTLLLQICGVVSEHTKKLCTRSTRCPQHTEEQRRALRNTVLEPSTPESGLGADDAGSPPDSSPSSSCSSSSRKRDRHRAPPKPKNKRERMSPNGRE from the exons ATGAATACCATCGTAAGTGAACTTAGTATGAATGACTTAAACAACAAATTCTTTGAAATAATGCAAAGCGAAAGCAATGCCGAAGACGCAGCCAATTTTATTTACGATAGTGTACTCGACGATGTCGCGATTGGATTTATTTTCGAGTTCCACCACGGCCTGAAAACTGGGTTGACGGATTTATTAGAAGGAGAGAAAGAAGACGAAGAGCCCTACAAAATTATAAACTCGCCGGAATGCGATGTGTTTGGATTTTCCGTGTTAAAAAAGACTGCAGATAGTAACTGTTCTTGCCCGAATTGTGAGAGGCCTGTGTCGGCAACTAGGTTCGCTCCGCATTTAGAAAAATGCATGG gaaTGGGTCGCAATAGCTCCCGCATTGCGTCCCGCCGTATAGCCTCAAACAGCCGCGAGCCAACCTCGTATGCTGGACTCCTTAGTGATGACGAAGATGATGCAGACTGGGCTGGGGGTTCCTTGCAAAATGAACGCAGGAAGAGAAGGATTAAGAACAATAATAATAGGAAGCCTAGTAAACTCCATAA TGGCAACAACAGGAATAATGGAAACCAGAACTCTGACTCTAACGATGGTGTTACCTATGACACAATGACTGCCAATGACAAGAAAACCTTACTGCTGCAGATTTGTGGTGTGGTGTCTGAACacacaaaaaaattatgcaCTAG ATCTACCAGGTGCCCTCAACACACCGAGGAACAACGTCGGGCGCTCCGCAACACCGTGCTAGAGCCCTCGACCCCCGAGAGCGGGCTCGGCGCGGACGACGCGGGCTCCCCGCCGGACTCGAGCCCCTCCTCCTCCTGCTCCTCGTCCAGCCGCAAGAGGGACCGCCACCGGGCCCCGCCGAAACCTAAAAATAAGAGGGAGAGAATGTCGCCTAATGGGAGGGAGTAG